In Candidatus Defluviilinea proxima, a single genomic region encodes these proteins:
- a CDS encoding cupin domain-containing protein — MRNPKSKDAPLSAEYTYLPLERKEYLMYIKNYRELTVEQTGVEGLTARWAITASQGAVNFSMRLLELAPLKSTPMHHHESEHEIFVLVGRGEVVTEEGSHPIREGSVIYIQPNETHCFNNTGADILRFIDAVMYPSKKNK, encoded by the coding sequence ATGCGAAACCCGAAGTCGAAGGACGCTCCGCTCAGCGCGGAATACACTTATTTACCACTTGAAAGGAAAGAATACCTGATGTACATCAAAAACTATCGTGAACTGACCGTGGAACAAACTGGCGTGGAAGGCCTGACCGCTCGTTGGGCGATCACTGCGTCACAGGGGGCTGTGAACTTCTCCATGCGCTTGTTGGAGTTGGCCCCCTTGAAATCCACACCCATGCATCATCACGAATCAGAACACGAGATCTTCGTATTGGTCGGCCGCGGCGAGGTGGTGACAGAGGAAGGCTCCCACCCGATCCGTGAAGGTTCGGTGATCTATATCCAACCGAATGAGACCCATTGCTTCAATAACACCGGCGCCGATATTCTGCGCTTTATCGATGCGGTCATGTATCCCTCGAAGAAAAACAAATAA
- a CDS encoding 8-oxoguanine deaminase, with protein MTTLLVKHAHLITMDDHQTELSDGGLFIRRGIIEKVGPTSKLPDTADEVLDLTGHVVVPGLVNTHHHFYQTLTRAVPAAQDANLFNWLKTLYPIWARLTPEDIFISTSTALTELALSGCTTASDHLYLFPNGSKLDDEIAAANEIGLRLHASRGSMSLGESQGGLPPDSVVDTEENILKDSQRLIEQYHDAKLGSMVQIVLAPCSPFSVTSDLMKQSAKLAREYGVHLHTHLAETEDEEQFCLQKFGHRPVGYMQEVDWIGDDVWFAHAVWVNDEEIKVFAKHNCGVAHCPTSNMRLASGIAPIKEYRKAGVNVGLGVDGSASNDGSHLLAEVRNAMLVSRVKEGMTGYSLSNDPNRKLMTAREALHLGTRGGAAVLGRNDIGSLEPGKCADFFAVNLNRIEFSGMHDPVSAIVFGQSVRVDYTVVGGKFIVKEGRAVTVDERKLIEKHNQAAKRLLSA; from the coding sequence ATGACCACTCTCCTCGTAAAGCACGCCCACCTCATTACCATGGACGACCACCAAACCGAGCTATCGGATGGTGGTCTTTTTATTCGGCGCGGCATCATCGAAAAGGTCGGGCCCACCTCCAAACTCCCCGATACCGCCGATGAAGTGCTCGACCTCACCGGTCACGTCGTCGTGCCGGGCCTCGTCAACACCCATCATCACTTCTACCAGACCCTCACGCGTGCCGTCCCTGCCGCGCAAGATGCCAATCTCTTCAACTGGCTCAAGACCCTCTACCCGATCTGGGCACGCCTCACCCCCGAAGATATTTTTATTTCGACTTCCACCGCATTGACCGAACTCGCCCTTTCGGGTTGTACCACCGCATCAGACCATCTCTACCTCTTTCCGAACGGTTCCAAACTGGACGATGAGATTGCTGCGGCCAACGAAATCGGTTTACGCCTGCATGCCTCGCGCGGCTCCATGTCCCTCGGCGAATCGCAAGGCGGACTCCCGCCCGATAGCGTGGTGGATACCGAAGAGAACATCCTCAAAGACTCACAACGTCTCATCGAACAATATCACGATGCCAAACTCGGTTCCATGGTGCAGATCGTCCTTGCGCCGTGCTCACCGTTCAGCGTCACCTCCGATTTGATGAAGCAATCTGCCAAGCTCGCGCGCGAATACGGCGTGCATCTCCACACACACCTCGCTGAGACCGAAGACGAAGAACAATTCTGCTTACAGAAATTCGGACACCGTCCCGTTGGGTACATGCAAGAAGTGGATTGGATCGGCGACGATGTCTGGTTCGCGCACGCGGTCTGGGTCAACGACGAAGAGATCAAAGTCTTCGCCAAACATAACTGCGGCGTGGCGCATTGTCCCACCTCGAATATGCGGTTGGCCTCTGGCATTGCTCCGATCAAAGAATATCGCAAGGCAGGCGTCAACGTTGGCCTCGGCGTGGATGGCTCCGCCTCCAACGATGGTTCGCACCTCCTGGCCGAAGTCCGCAACGCGATGTTGGTCTCGCGTGTGAAAGAGGGGATGACCGGTTACTCATTATCCAACGACCCCAATAGAAAGTTAATGACGGCACGTGAAGCTCTCCACCTCGGCACACGCGGTGGGGCGGCGGTGCTTGGACGTAACGACATCGGCTCGCTCGAACCCGGCAAATGCGCCGACTTCTTTGCCGTGAACTTAAACCGCATCGAATTTAGCGGCATGCATGACCCCGTCTCTGCCATCGTGTTCGGACAAAGCGTCCGCGTGGATTATACGGTTGTGGGAGGCAAATTCATCGTTAAAGAAGGACGCGCTGTCACAGTCGATGAAAGAAAACTGATCGAGAAACATAATCAAGCCGCGAAGAGGCTGTTATCTGCATGA
- a CDS encoding SAM-dependent DNA methyltransferase, whose translation MNTKELEAYLWGAANILRGLIDAADFKQYIFPLLFFKRISDLWDEEYQQAMKESDGDLTYAEFQENHRFQIPKGCHWEDVRKKTTNVGAALQKALRGIEKANFEMLHDVFGDAQWTNKRRMSDEKMLDLIEHFSKYKLAIAEVPHDVMGEGYEYLIKKFADDSGHTAAEFYTNRTVVKLMTQITDPQPGESIYDPTCGSGGILLGSALHVKEKGKEYRTLKLYGQELNLITSAIARINMFMHNVDEFLIVQGDTLDNPQILENDELKKFDVVMANPPYSVKRWNQTKWKNDPFGRNIWGTPPQGTADYAFQQHIMTSLNPKAGRSVVLWPHGVLFRDAESDIRKKMIEGDYVDAVIGLGANLFYNSSMESCLLVCRMKKPKERKGKIIFINAVNELHLERSSAWLGKDHIKKIANAYHSFKDIDGFAKVVTNSQTLEKNGNLSIPLYVKIANESQQESMKDTLMEIKQTQEAINASMENLFKQLENLGIEK comes from the coding sequence ATGAACACCAAAGAACTCGAAGCCTATCTCTGGGGAGCCGCCAATATCCTGCGCGGACTAATTGACGCGGCCGATTTCAAGCAATATATCTTCCCTTTGTTATTTTTCAAACGTATTAGCGATTTGTGGGATGAAGAATATCAACAAGCAATGAAGGAAAGCGACGGAGACTTGACCTATGCTGAATTTCAAGAAAACCATCGTTTTCAAATTCCAAAAGGCTGTCATTGGGAAGATGTAAGAAAGAAAACCACTAATGTAGGTGCGGCATTGCAAAAAGCATTGCGGGGAATTGAAAAAGCCAACTTTGAAATGCTTCATGATGTCTTTGGCGATGCGCAATGGACGAACAAACGCCGCATGAGCGATGAGAAAATGCTGGACTTGATCGAGCATTTTTCAAAATATAAATTGGCCATTGCCGAAGTTCCACATGATGTGATGGGCGAAGGTTACGAATATCTGATCAAGAAGTTTGCCGATGACAGCGGACATACTGCCGCTGAGTTTTATACCAATCGCACTGTTGTAAAATTGATGACACAAATTACAGATCCTCAGCCTGGCGAGAGTATATATGACCCGACATGCGGGAGCGGTGGTATCTTGCTTGGAAGCGCTTTGCATGTCAAAGAAAAAGGCAAGGAATATCGCACACTCAAACTGTACGGGCAAGAATTGAATCTTATTACCTCAGCGATTGCCCGTATCAATATGTTCATGCATAATGTAGACGAATTCTTGATTGTACAAGGCGATACACTGGATAATCCGCAAATCCTTGAAAATGACGAACTAAAAAAGTTTGATGTAGTTATGGCAAACCCGCCATACAGCGTCAAACGTTGGAATCAAACTAAATGGAAAAATGACCCTTTTGGCAGAAATATTTGGGGTACACCGCCGCAAGGAACTGCGGACTACGCTTTTCAGCAACATATTATGACCAGCTTGAATCCTAAAGCAGGCAGAAGTGTAGTGTTGTGGCCTCATGGTGTGTTGTTCCGCGATGCCGAAAGCGACATTCGCAAGAAGATGATTGAAGGCGATTATGTGGATGCTGTAATTGGCTTGGGAGCAAATTTATTTTACAACAGCAGTATGGAAAGTTGCTTACTCGTCTGCCGCATGAAAAAGCCAAAAGAACGTAAAGGAAAGATTATTTTCATTAATGCAGTAAATGAATTGCATTTAGAAAGAAGTAGTGCATGGCTAGGAAAAGACCACATCAAGAAAATAGCCAATGCCTATCATTCATTCAAAGATATAGACGGCTTCGCAAAGGTTGTAACCAATTCACAGACTCTCGAAAAAAATGGAAACCTGAGTATTCCGCTATATGTAAAAATTGCAAACGAATCTCAACAAGAATCCATGAAGGATACATTGATGGAAATTAAGCAAACACAGGAAGCAATTAACGCTTCAATGGAAAATCTGTTTAAACAACTTGAAAATTTAGGGATTGAGAAATGA
- a CDS encoding GntR family transcriptional regulator — protein sequence MANFPFQRLQADLAELIAKTPAGERLTSEPELAKKMGVSRATLREAMRTFETQGLIRRRQGSGTYVVGKVPVIDAGLEVLESLDTMAHRMNLEISIGGLQIEQVEADEDSAKHLNVRVNTRLTRVQRVISAEGRPVAYLVDVLPYDVLKTGDMPASFTGSVLDFMLARGDKLVSSRAAISATNATAEVAKALEIQRGDVLLQFSSQIYAQGGAVVDYTFSYFIPGYFNFHVVRKIGN from the coding sequence ATGGCCAATTTCCCTTTTCAACGTTTGCAAGCCGACCTGGCTGAATTGATCGCAAAGACCCCTGCGGGTGAACGTCTTACATCGGAGCCTGAACTGGCAAAGAAGATGGGCGTTTCCCGTGCCACGTTGCGCGAGGCCATGCGTACCTTTGAAACGCAAGGTCTCATCCGCCGCCGTCAGGGCTCAGGCACATACGTGGTGGGGAAGGTCCCTGTCATTGATGCCGGGCTCGAAGTGTTGGAAAGCCTCGACACCATGGCGCACCGCATGAACTTGGAAATCTCGATCGGCGGCCTCCAGATCGAGCAAGTGGAAGCAGATGAAGATAGCGCCAAGCATCTCAATGTTCGTGTGAATACGCGCCTCACTCGTGTGCAACGTGTCATCAGTGCCGAAGGACGCCCGGTCGCATATCTTGTGGATGTGCTTCCATATGACGTGCTCAAGACTGGCGATATGCCTGCATCGTTCACCGGCTCTGTCCTCGACTTTATGCTGGCTCGCGGCGATAAGTTGGTCTCCTCCCGGGCCGCCATCAGCGCAACCAACGCCACAGCCGAAGTTGCCAAAGCCCTCGAGATCCAACGCGGCGATGTCTTGCTTCAATTCTCCTCCCAGATCTATGCCCAGGGCGGCGCTGTAGTGGATTACACCTTCAGCTACTTCATCCCCGGCTACTTCAACTTCCATGTAGTGAGGAAGATCGGGAATTAG
- a CDS encoding YgeY family selenium metabolism-linked hydrolase, producing the protein MTNKLTEIQKRVNASREEIIQFMLEICEIPSMDSKIGPVGERIQAEMKKLGFDEVRFDKMGNTVGRIGNGPRTIVYDSHIDTVGVGDPASWGWDPFKGKIEDGVLYARGACDEKGSTPGMIYGLAMARDLGLLDGWTAYYFGNMEEWCDGIAPNTFVEVDPGIKPDFVVIGEPTKMLTYRGHKGRLEMKITSKGKSAHAASNHLGDNAIYKLLPVIAGIRDLEPQLGDHPFLGHGKITVSDMHVKTPSINAVPDEAVIFIDRRMTFGETKEQVRAQVEALIPTEYKDSVKLEELFYDEPSYTGFVFPVDKYFPAWALDEDHALVRAGQLAREQIGLPSAPSGKWNFSTNGIYWAGKAGIPSIGFGPGDEETAHTVNDSVSLEDMVKATEFYAILPSLIA; encoded by the coding sequence ATGACAAACAAACTAACTGAAATACAAAAACGAGTAAATGCTTCACGTGAAGAGATCATTCAATTCATGCTCGAGATCTGCGAGATCCCCAGTATGGATTCAAAGATCGGCCCCGTTGGGGAGCGCATTCAGGCTGAGATGAAAAAGCTCGGCTTCGACGAAGTCCGCTTTGACAAGATGGGTAACACGGTTGGTCGTATCGGCAATGGTCCACGTACCATCGTCTACGATTCACACATTGACACCGTCGGTGTGGGTGACCCCGCCTCATGGGGTTGGGATCCGTTCAAAGGCAAGATCGAAGACGGCGTTCTCTATGCGCGCGGCGCCTGTGATGAAAAAGGCTCCACGCCCGGCATGATCTACGGCCTCGCCATGGCGCGTGACCTCGGTCTGCTCGATGGCTGGACGGCCTACTACTTTGGCAACATGGAAGAATGGTGTGATGGCATCGCTCCCAACACCTTCGTCGAAGTAGACCCCGGCATCAAGCCTGATTTCGTCGTCATCGGTGAACCCACCAAGATGCTCACGTATCGTGGTCACAAAGGCCGCCTTGAGATGAAGATCACCTCGAAGGGTAAGTCTGCGCATGCCGCGTCGAATCACCTCGGTGATAACGCCATCTACAAACTGCTTCCCGTCATTGCGGGCATCCGCGATCTCGAACCACAACTCGGCGACCATCCGTTCCTCGGTCATGGCAAGATCACGGTCAGCGATATGCACGTCAAGACCCCGTCCATCAACGCCGTGCCCGATGAAGCGGTCATCTTCATTGATCGCAGAATGACCTTTGGTGAAACGAAGGAACAGGTTCGAGCGCAGGTCGAAGCGTTGATTCCCACAGAGTACAAAGACAGCGTCAAACTCGAAGAACTCTTTTACGACGAACCGTCCTATACAGGATTTGTTTTCCCCGTTGATAAATATTTCCCTGCTTGGGCATTGGATGAAGATCACGCTCTCGTCCGTGCGGGACAGTTGGCTCGTGAACAAATTGGTTTGCCCTCCGCCCCCAGCGGCAAGTGGAACTTCTCCACGAACGGTATTTACTGGGCGGGCAAAGCAGGCATTCCTTCTATCGGCTTTGGCCCCGGCGATGAAGAGACCGCGCACACCGTGAACGATTCGGTTTCGCTCGAAGATATGGTGAAAGCGACAGAGTTCTACGCGATCTTGCCGTCGTTGATAGCGTAG
- a CDS encoding ATP-binding protein, translating to MQSKLIIFSGLPGTGKSTLAERLARTLRFPLLCIDDVIGEVPENAGIPFWDAKVSILLDLIEAQLKLGLSVIAESVFMNTDRHHAQELARKYQAQFLPIYVYVSDEAVWQERVTTRFHQTNDRHVANWERIQHQRERFRTWEPDTALFIDSVHAPDQNFQVVLDFVSNENVTLKPISEIPLIDGRYHG from the coding sequence ATGCAAAGCAAGTTGATCATTTTCTCGGGTTTGCCCGGCACGGGCAAGTCCACGTTGGCCGAACGCCTTGCACGTACACTGCGTTTTCCGCTCTTGTGCATTGACGATGTCATCGGCGAAGTGCCGGAGAACGCAGGCATCCCGTTCTGGGACGCGAAAGTATCCATTCTGCTCGACCTGATCGAGGCCCAACTCAAATTGGGCCTCAGTGTCATCGCCGAGTCGGTTTTTATGAACACAGACCGCCATCACGCACAGGAACTGGCTCGCAAATATCAAGCGCAGTTCTTGCCGATCTATGTATATGTGTCTGATGAAGCGGTGTGGCAGGAACGAGTCACGACCCGCTTCCATCAAACGAACGACCGGCATGTGGCCAATTGGGAGCGCATTCAACATCAACGTGAACGCTTCCGCACTTGGGAACCTGACACGGCATTGTTCATTGACTCGGTCCATGCACCGGATCAAAACTTTCAAGTAGTTCTTGATTTTGTCTCAAACGAAAATGTGACCTTGAAGCCCATCTCAGAAATTCCACTGATCGATGGCAGATATCACGGTTAG